ACGCCGCATTCGAGGTCGACAGTGCCGTTCTGCACGAGCGACATGCGGTTTTGCGAGGTCACCGGAATAAAGCGCACGCGCATGTCGGGACGTTTCGTCTTTGTCTTGACCGCGTCGATCACCTTGTTGCAGATGTCTTGCGAAAAACCGATCACGTCGTTATTCGCGTCCATGTACGAAAACGGAATCGACGTCTCGCGATGGCCGATCGCGATCAGGTTGACGCTCTGCACCTTTGAAAGCGTCGACGCGGTGTCGTCGGCGCGGGCGCCGGTCGAGAGCAGAGCGAGCGCGGCGAGCGCCAGCAGCGACGAACGTTTCATCGTTTTCCCCTTTGTGTTGCCCCGTACGATTGCGCACGCTCATACGGTTCGCATTCGCGTGTCGAATGACGGCGGACAACAGATGGTTCGCGGCACACGCGATATGAAACATATGTTGCCATGAATAAAATTCCGGCAACATATGGTTTCCACTAGGGAAACGAGCAAAAAAATGGCGCGCCCGACATTGGGTGCGCCGCTCTTGAGCCGGAAAAGCCGTCTAAATTACGCAAGCCTCAACCCACGCGCCGGCAGAATCTCCTGCACGATTGCAAAGCGCTGCTCCTTCACCGCGTCGTGAAACTTGCGATAGTCGCTGCTTTCGAAGGTCTTCGAGTATTTCGGCTGCACCTTGCCGTCGTCCCTTACCTTGATGCCCGTCGCGATGTGCTTCCACGAGCCCGGGCCTTTTGCGACGTAGTCCGGTATGGTTTCCTGAATGCCAGGAATCGAGCCGGCCAGCACCGCATCGCGAATGACTTCAAGGCGCTTCATTTCATCCCGGTCGGTGTTGTTCGCGAGCAATTGCTGCAGCGCCGTTTTCGCGGCGGCCGACAGGCCTGGCTGACCGGCGAAATCGGCGGCCTGCGGCGCAACCCACGCCTGCACGACGCGGCATGCCATGTCCGCGGCCTCCATGAATTGCGGCAGGTTATCGCGGTGCACGGCTTCGTTCTTGCCGTTCACGTAATGCCATTTCGCCCACGGCAGGTCCGGGTAAGTCAGCGCAGCGCCATGACCGAGCGGCAGCGCACGCGTCAGCACATCGGACTGCAGTTTGTCGATCAGGTGTTCGGTGTAACGCTCGATCCGTTCGAGCCAGTCTTCGCGTGTGCAATCGTCCGCTTCGAGGTGCGACACCTTGTTGTAGTCCGATTCGATGCCCGAGAAGCCCTGGTGTGCCCACGTATCGACGTAGGTGTGCAGCGTCGTGCCAAGCCGGTGCAGCGCATTGTCGGCGCCGCGGCGTTCGAGCGCGTGCCTCACGAGTTCACGCGCGACGTCGCTGTCGGGACGGCAGATCGCGCGTTGCTCGAGCGTTTTGCCGACGCCCGCAGGCAAAAAATGAAACGGCGTCCAGACGAGCCGGTTCAAATCGTCTTGCGTGTTCACGTAGTCGAACAGCTTGTGTGCCGATGCAAAGCGCTCGAATTGCTCGCCGCCGGCGAACCGCAGCAGCCCCGGTGTCGTTGCGTCGTCGATGTACTGGCACGCGTGCGCGACAGTCTGTGCGTCCTTTGGGGACAACCCGCCGAGCCGTGTCGTGATGTAGACCACCCCGTAGTGGAAATCGATGTTCATTTGCTGTCTCCGTATGGTTATCTTTTGCTTTGCGCGGTGCGTCGGTCCCGTGCCACGCGCTGTGTAGGCACTGCCTAATACAAACTGCGACAAAACCACGACAAAATCGCACCAACCCGCGGCAAGCTGCGGTGCAAACGACAACACCGATTCGCGAGCAGTGGCCTCATCCGGAAGTCGAATCAGCCACGCCCGCTTTTAACTTCAACGGCATTAATCAATCAATTAATCACGACGTTTTGATGAAAACGCCTCGCGCAGCGCCGCTGCCGACCGCTCGATCAACGCCTTCCCCGCATCGAGCGCGCCGGCAAACGACGCGAAGCCGTGGATCATCCCCTGCCAGCAGACATGTTCAACTTCAACTTTCGCCGCACGCAGTTTCGCCGCGTATTCATTGCCTTCGTCGCACAGCGGATCGTGATCGGCGGTGACGATCGTCACCGGCGCGAGACCGGTCAGATCGGTCGCGAACAGCGGCGAAACGTCGGGCGACGCACGGTCGATTCCCGACGGCAGCCACGCATCGTAGCGCTCTTTCATAT
The genomic region above belongs to Paraburkholderia edwinii and contains:
- a CDS encoding DUF6765 family protein; translation: MNIDFHYGVVYITTRLGGLSPKDAQTVAHACQYIDDATTPGLLRFAGGEQFERFASAHKLFDYVNTQDDLNRLVWTPFHFLPAGVGKTLEQRAICRPDSDVARELVRHALERRGADNALHRLGTTLHTYVDTWAHQGFSGIESDYNKVSHLEADDCTREDWLERIERYTEHLIDKLQSDVLTRALPLGHGAALTYPDLPWAKWHYVNGKNEAVHRDNLPQFMEAADMACRVVQAWVAPQAADFAGQPGLSAAAKTALQQLLANNTDRDEMKRLEVIRDAVLAGSIPGIQETIPDYVAKGPGSWKHIATGIKVRDDGKVQPKYSKTFESSDYRKFHDAVKEQRFAIVQEILPARGLRLA